The following DNA comes from Tautonia marina.
GAGGCTGGAGCGCTCGGCTCGCGATGGTCATCGCGGCGTTGGCGGCCTCGACGGGTTGCACTCGGGAATTCTTCCGCAACTGGGCGGATCAGGATGTGACCGAGGCGGTGTTCGAGAAAAGCCGCGATCCGAGATTTCGGATCGATTTGTTCACGAAAACCCCACCGGCCATGTCACGGTTCGCCGACCCTTATGATCCGGATCGTCCCCCTGCTCCGCCCGATGACTTTGCGGCGCAAGAGCTTTCGCCACAGCCCCAGAAGCCCACGCACCGACTGATTAGCCCCGCCGAGGGAACCGGTTACCTGGACTTACTGGAGCAGTGGCGCCGCGAGGAAGGCCCAAGACGCCTCGTCGATATGACCATCGACACGGGGCCGACGGTCCGAGAGGAGGCCCCTCCGCCGCCCGAATCTCCCTCTCCGTTCCCACTTGATCCGAATGCGGGGCCGAGCGACCCCAGAATGTCGCCTATTCCAGGAGGAGAGTCGGAGGACGCCGCTCCTCCTGACCCGCGACGCCCATCCATCGAATCCACTCCGCTGCCCGACGACCTTTCTATCGAATCAACGCCGTTACCGGACGACCTTTCCCTTCAGCCCAGGCGGGATGACGCTGTGCAGGCCGTAGCCTTGCAGATTCCTGATCCGCTTCAACCCGGCGGGGACATCGACCCTCGGGATCCGTTCGGCCAGGGGCTGACTCCGGAAGAAGCGTCGGGAATCGTTGACGTCCCCCCCGATACCGGCCGCGACCTGATCGACATTCTCAAGCCCGAGGCGATCGTCTTTGACGAGGCCGCTGCCTACGGCTACGGCAAGGACGTTGAACCCTACATTGTCGACGGCCGCAAAATTTTGACCCTGGCCCTTCAGAACAGTCGCGCCTATCAATTTCAGCTGGAGAATCTTTACCTTCAGGGCCTGGCCGTGACGCTCCAGCGGTTCCAGTTCATGCCTCAGTTCGCGGCGGGGATGTCTCCCGGAGGCCCGAGCTTCGGCGGATTCGCCGGCCCGAACCCTGGCAACTCGTATCTCTACCGCACGCAAGAAACCGGCACGCCGGCGTCGTTGATGAACATCGGTACGCTGGCCGGAGTCGGCAAGCTCTTGTCGTTCGGCACGTCGGTGACGGGGAACTTTGCCAATCAGACGGTGATCAATTTCGGGGGTCCGAATGCGGTCTCGACGACCTCGCAATCGTTCCTTCCCCTGAACCTGGTGATCCGATTCCTGCGAGGCGGTGGTCGGGCCTTCGTGCTGGAGCCCTTGACGCAGGCCGAGCGAAACCTGCTCTACGCGATTCGAGACTTCGGGCGCTTCCGCCAGGAGTTCTTCGTCAGCGTGCTGGCCGGCGGTGGTCTCTCGGGTGGCGGCGGCGGCGACCCCCTGACGGGTTACCTCTCGGTTCTCGGTGTGCTGCAGGCGGTCGAGAACAATACGAAGAACGTCGCGGCCTACGAACGGGTGCTCGAGGTCTTCCAGGAGCTGTCCCGAGGTGCCGCCTCGACGGTCGCCCCGCTTGACCTTGTGAACGTCGAGATCGACTTGCAGAGCCAGCGGCTGAGCCTCTTGCAGTCGAGCGTGACCTACCGGAACCAACTCGACAACTTCAAGCAACAGCTTGGTTTGCCGCCGGACCTGCCGCTCTTGCCTGACAGCAACTTGCTGGAAGGCTTCCGAGAGGTCTTCGACGAGATCGACAGTCTGGAAACCAAGCCCAGGCCCGTGCTCGAAGAACTGGTGCAGAAGCTGCCACCGCTGGAAGACGTGGTCATTGACGGCCGTCCGGTCATCGCCCTGTACCGACAGGCCGCCGAGGTCGCCCGCCAGCGACGCCCGATTCAGCAGCGGGTTGCGGATCGTCAGCTCGCCCGATCGACGGCCGAGCAGAAGCGAACGCTCCTACTCGACGCCATGCGGCAGGGACTGCTCGGTCCGGAGCAAGAGGAGGAATTGCGACGCGATCTTGAAGCGACCGAACGGGAAATTGCCTTGCTGAATCCGGCGCTTGACGTCGAAGACCGCGAGGAGATCAATCGCCTCATCGCTCAGGAGCGGGAAATCTTCGTGCTGGCCAACGAGCGGCTGGAAGATTTGCTGCGATCGGCACAACGCGTTGCCCTGGAAAACCGACTCGACTTGATGAATGCCCGGGCACAGCTTTATGATGCATGGCGACAACTGGCCGTGACGGCCAATCAGTTGCTCGGTGTCTTCAACACGACACTGTCCAACCAGTTCCTCACCCCGCCAACCACGAACAACCCGTTTGGCTTCGATCAGCAGAGCAAGCAGTTCTCGCTGACCCTGCAAGCCGAACTGCCCTTGATTCGCGTTGCCGAACGGAATCAGTTCGTCACTGCTCAAATTGCCTACCAACGAGCCCGCCGAGGTCTGATGCAGATTGAGGACTCCTTGAAGAACTCACTCCGCCAGACCATCCGCAATCTGCAGCTCCAGTATCAGCAATACGAAATTAGCAAGACGCAATATGTTGTCGCTCTTGTTACGCTGGACCAGTCGTTCCAGCGGTTCCTGGAGCCGCCTCGTAGCGGGGGTGGTTCTTCTGCCGGTAGCCAGCTCGTGCTGACCTTGCTTCGAGGACTGAACAGCGTGAACTCGGCCCAGAACGGCTTGATCCAACGCTGGGTCCAGTTCCAGACGACTCGCCTGAATCTTTATCGCGATCTCGGCATCATGCCCTACGAGGAGTGGGAGGCATTCTATGAACTTTTCCCTTCAGCAAGCCCCTCAGCCGCCGGCCTCGGGGTCGGAACACGATCTGCCCCCGCTCCAGAACTCGAACCAGCCGCCGTCTTCGGCCAGCCGGGTGCCGGCGCCGAAGAAGCGGGGGTCGGGTTCTAAGCTCGGCCGTCGCCTGGCGGTGCTGACCATGGCCGCGGCGGTGGTCGGCACCGGAGGGTACTTCGCTCTCACGTCCACGGACGAGGTCGGCGGCTCGACACTGTCGACCTTGCCCGGCCTCTCGAAGTGGCTTGCCCCGGCGGCGCCGTCGGTCCTGACCTACGAGGCGAAAAAAGGCCCGCTGATCGTGACCGTCCGGGAACGGGGCAACCTGGAAAGTACCAACAACCTGGAAGCCAAGAGCGAGGTGGAAGGGCAGACGACGATCATCATGATCCTGCCCGAAGGCACTCGGGTCGTGAAGGATCAGCTCGTCTGCGAGCTCGACTCGGCCGCCCTGAAAGACAATCTGGCGAACCAGCAGATTGCGACCGAGCGAGCCGACGCCGACTATCAGAACGCGATCAAGACGCGCGAAGTCGCTGAGATTAATGTTCGCGAGTACATCGAGGGCGTCTTCCCGCAGGAAGAAAAGACGATCATGGGCGAGATCAAGCTCGCCCAGTCCGAGTTGGAACGCTCGAAAGACCGGCTCAACTGGTCGGAAGACATGCTGAAGCTCGGCTACATCAGCCAGGCCCAGAACCTCAGCGACAAGTACGACCTGCAGCGGGCCGAGTTCAATCTGGACCAGGCCGAGAAGCGTCTCGAAGTGCTCAAGCAGTACACCTACGAGAAACAGATCAAGTCGCTCGAAGGGGACGTGGAGAAGGCTCGGGCCGATGAGCTGGCCAAGCAATCGACGTTCGAACTGGAGAAGGAAAAGGAAGAGCGCCTTCGCCGGATGATCGAGAAGTGCAAGATTTACGCTCCCGGCAACGGCATCGTCGTCTACCACCAGGAAGAAGGGCGATGGGGCAGCCAGGATGGCCCCTCGATCATGGAAGGGGCCACCGTCCGCGAGCGGCAGACCATCTTCAAGCTGCCCGACATCGACAACATGCAGGTCAACACCAAGGTCCATGAGTCGATGATCGACAAGGTCAAGCCGGGCATGAGCTCCCGGATTCGAGTCGACGCGTTCCCGAACAACGAGCTGGTGGGCTCGGTCATGGAGGTCAAGCCGCTGCCCGACCCGACCAGCTTCTTCAGCTCCGACGTGAAGGTGTACACCACCCTCGTCAAGATTGAAAACGCCAACGAGGGACTTCGCCCCGGGATGACCGCCGAGGTGACGATTCTGATCGCCCGGCTCGAAGACGTTCTAAGCGTCCCCGTCCAGGCGATCATCGAATACGGCGGCGAACATCACGTCTGGGTCTACCAGGGGGACGGCAAGTGGGACAACCGGGTGGTGAAGGTCGGCATGACCAACACCAAGTATGTCGAGGTCACCGAAGGGCTTGAGGAAGGCGAACGCGTCGCGCTCAATCCTCGGGCGATCATGACCGAAGCCGAGAACCGTGAGGCCTTCGGCGCCGGTGGCGAACGCAAGGGCTCCGAAGAACTCGGCAACTGGAGCGATGATGAGGCCGCCAAGGCCAAGGCCGCAGGCGAGCAGCCTTCGGCCCGCGAAGCGGCCAAGGCCGAGGGTGGCCCCGGCGGCGAGGGGGCTCGGCCGAACCCGGCCATGTTCCAGAAGTTCCAGAACATCAGCCCCGAAGATCGCCAGAAACTCCGCGATGCCTCCGACGAGGAACGCAAGGCCATCATGAAGAAGGCCGGCTTCACCGATGCCGAGATCCAGCAAATGGATCAGATGCGGCAGAGCATGGGAGCCGGTGGAGGTGGTGGCTTCGGCGCGGGCGGCCCCGGGGGTGGACGTCCTGGTGGGGGTGGCCCCGGGGGTCCTGGTGGTGGAGGTCCTCGACCGTGACCCAGATGCAAAACTTCCCGCTCATGGGGGATCAGCTGGACTCTTCCGGAGTCCAGCCGATCGTCCGGCTCAGGGACATTCGCAAGCAGTATGTCATGGGGAAGGCCTCCAGTCGTCAGGAGGCCATCGTCGTGCACGCCCTCCGCGGCGTCTCGGTCGACTTCTACCCGGGCGAGTACGTGGCCATCATGGGGGCGTCGGGCTCGGGCAAGAGTACGATGCTCAACCTGCTCGGTTGCCTCGACCGTCCGACCAGCGGCCAGTACCTGCTCGGCAACCAGGATGTCGCCAACCTCAGTGACGACGATCTCTCGGAAGTCCGGAGCCGGTTTATCGGCTTCATCTTCCAGGCGTATAATTTGATTCAGCAGTACACGGTTCACGAGAATATTCAGTTGCCACTGACGTACCAGGGTTCGGGGAAGCTCACTGAGGAAGATGAGGAGCGAACCCTGGAACTGGCCGAGATGGTGGGGCTGGGGACTCGAATGGACCACCGGCCGAATCAACTCTCCGGCGGTCAGCAGCAGCGCGTGGCGATTGCCCGTTCGCTGATCAACGATCCGTATATCATCCTGGCAGACGAGGCAACCGGGAACCTCGACAGCGCGACCAGCGACGAGATCATGGCGATGCTCGAACGGCTCAATCAGGCCGGCAAGACCATCATCATGGTCACTCACGAAGACGACATCGCCGAGCATGCCCGGCGCGTCATCCGGATGAGGGATGGTCAGATCATTTCCGACGCCCCGAGCGATCGGATGAAAGACGCGCCACCAGAGGTCGTCGGCCTCGGACTCGGCACCGGTTTGCCGGGTTCGCAACTCGCCCCTGTCTGATCGATCCCCCCGAGCTGAGAGAACCGACCGATGGGACGCGTTTGGCGAAGCGTGAATCTGGGGGTCAAAAGCCTCCTCCTGCACAAACTCCGATCGTCGTTGACGATTCTGGGCGTCGTCTTCGGCGTGGCCGCCGTCATCATGATGCTGGCCGTCGGTGAAGGGGCCGCGCGTGACGCCCAGGAGCAAATCGCACAGCTTGGTGCGACGAATATCATCTATCGATCGGTCAAGCCGAGCCAGGACGCCCAGAGCCAGAAGTCGGGGGGGCGTCCGTCTCGCGTCTTGAATTACGGCCTGAAATATGAAGATTTCGACCGGATCCTTGCCACGGTGCCCACGATCACCAAGGCCTTGCCGATCCGGGAAATCAAGCGCGAGGTGCGTCGGTCGAATCAATCGATGGAGGCACGGGTGGTCGGCACGACACACGACTACCAGGAGTTCAATCGCCTCCAAATCGAGCGAGGCCGCTTCCTGCTGCCTTCGGATAATGAGCACTACGAGAATTACTGCGTGCTCGCCGCCGAGACGGCTCGGACCTTGTTTCCGTTTGAGAACCCGCTGCGTCAGTCGATCAAGATCGGGAGCGATTATTACACGGTCGTGGGGGTCACCAAGCCCCGAGGTTCGACGGCGGCGATCGGCGGGAGCATGGCGGCCCAGGAGTACGACAAGGACGTCTACATTCCGCTGAACACCTGCCGGGCCCGGTTCGGTGAGCGCATTCTCTCCAGCCGAGCCGGTTCTCAGGAAGCCGAGGAGACGCAGCTCTCTCAGATCACCCTCCAGGTCAAGGAGATCGACGAGGTCCCGATGACCGCTCCGGTGATCGAGGCCGCGGTTCAGCCGTTCCACGAGGAGAAGAAGGACGTCGATATGGTCGTCCCTTACGAACTCCTGGAACAGGCCAAGCGTCAGGCGGCGATCTTCAGTCTCGTCTTGGGGTCGATCGCGGCCATCTCCTTGATCGTCGGTGGCATTGGCATCATGAACATCATGCTGGCGACGGTGACCGAACGGACCCGAGAGATCGGCATCCGCCGCGCTCTGGGGGCCAAGCGTCGGGATATTACCCAGCAGTTTTTGATCGAGACGGTGGTACTTTCGGGCATTGGTGGGCTGATTGGGGTCGCCATCGGCGTCTTCGTGCCTCCCTTGATCACGCAGTTCTCGGAGATCAAGGCGGTGGTCACGCCCAGCTCGGTCATGCTCTCGTTCGGGGTCTCGGTGCTCGTCGGCATCGTTGCCGGGCTGTACCCGGCCAACCGAGCGGCCAAGATGGATCCGATCGAGGCCCTTCGGCATGAGTAATGGGGCCGGAGCCTGCTCATGCCCCAAAGACTGCTTGGCCTTGCGTTGGGAAGGGCCAAGGACTAGTCTTATTTGAGGATTGATTCGCCCTGAGCCGCGCCCCGGATGATTCGTCCGGGCGCGGTCTTTTGCATTACGTTGCCTCTTGAGCCCCTGAGCCGTCGCTCATTGGGCTCGTTTTTTTACGGCGGCAGAGGCCGCTCCGATTCGACTTTCGTTGACGGTCCCTCCTGCTTGACGGGATCGCATCGCACCAGGAGATTCGCGGCATGTCCACGGACCGCATCCCCATCTCGAAAGAAGGGTACGAGAAGAAGAAGGCCGAGCTCGATCATCTCAAGAACGTTGAGATGTCTAAAATTACCGAGCAGGTGGCCGAGGCCCGGGCCTTTGGGGACCTGTCCGAGAACGCCGAGTATCACGCGGCCCGTGAGAAGCAAGGTGAACTTCAGGCCAAGATCGCCCTGCTTGAAGACCAGCTCGGACGCGCTTACATCGTCGATCGAAGCAATTTGCCGACTGATCGTGTCGTGTTCGGTTCGAAGGTCAAGGTGATCGACCTGGACCTGGACGATGAGGAAGAATTCACGCTGGTCGGTCCCGGCGACGAAGATTACGACCGCAACCGGATTCTGACCAGCAGCCCCATCGGCGAAGGGCTGATCGGCAAAAAAGTGGGCGAGGTCGCCGAGATTCAGGTCCCCCAGGGGATGATCAAGTTCAGGGTCGTCGAGATTGCCATCGCCGAAGACTGATCGGTACTCGGCGATCGCAGACCGCTTCCACACTTATTCCATCGCTCACTCTTCCGGCAGGATGATTCCCGACATTCGCCAGTGTTCCGGAGTGGGGGCCTCGAAATGCATTGGGGTCCGGAGGATGGGATGGTGGATTGTCAGCGATCGGGCATGCAGGGCAATCCCGATCGGAAACGGTCGGTCTGAGCCGTAGGTGCTATCCCCAAGGATCGTGAGGCCCCGGGCCCTGGCCTGCACACGCAACTGGTGCGTCCGGCCAGTTCGGGGCCAGAGAAGGAGTCGGCAACAGCCCTCGGGGAGACTTCCCGAGCGATCGGCCCGATAGCGGGTCAAGGCGTGTCGGGCCCGAGGGGTTTCGGGATGGCAGACCTGGACGATCGGCCCGAGTCCGGTGTCTTCCTCGCAAAGCCAGTCATCCCAGAGCCCTTCCTCGGGGGTTGGATGGCCAGGAACAATGGCCCAGTAGTGCTTCTCGACGTCTCGACGGGCGAACTGCTCGTGGAGCCGTCGGGCAGCCTTGGGGGTCTTACCCCAGATCATGACCCCAGAAACCGGCCGATCGAGCCGGTGGATTGCGGCCAGGTAGACGCGATCGGGATGACTCGGGTCGAGGTAGCGTCGAAGAAGTCCTTCGAGGCTCGACCCTTCGCGGGGCCTTCCTTGCGTCAAGAGTCCTGACGGCTTGATCACCGCGAGGCAGTGGACATCTTCATAGAGGATCGTCAAACGTGGATCGAGCGGCTCGGTCATGAGAGGAGGATTGCAAAACGCCAGAGGGGTGGCCTCGCCGTCGGGCGGAAGGCATCACCCCCCGGAAGGTGGTTGCAGGCGAATCACGAACCACCCTCAAGAAGATGAGGGGGGCCGAGGAGTTGGTGGCGAAGCTCAAGGCATGTTAGGGAGATCATCCGGAATGGGCGGGGCGCTGTTCAAGCCGTCGAGGCCGGGGAACTGATCCGGGGTGGGGAGTGCCGGCGCCTCGGGAGATTCAATGGGAGGCATGCCGATCGAGGTGGCCGCTCCCGAGTTCATCCCAGGAAACGTAGTGGTCGCTCCTCCCGAAGTGTACGAGTCGGCCACGTAAGAAGGCGGCGACGACGGCGAGGCAAACGTCCCTCCGGCGTAGGCCGGGGCGGTCCCGCCCGGGACCTGCGGAACGCCGTAACCGGCCTGGGGATCGTAGGTCGGCGTTGCCGAGGTGCCATAGGAATTGCCGATCGCTCCCGTCACGCCGGAGGTCTGAGTCGTGGCGGGGTCGAACGATCGAGGAGTGCCGAGACTGGCGCCAGCATAGGGATCCATTGCTGACGGGGCGCTCGACAACGGTGAAGCACCGGAGTACGGAACGGCTTCAGGGATTGCCTGAGCGCCGTCGGTATAGTGGGCCGGGGGAGGAACGTTCAAGTTCCGATCTCGGCAACCAGAGGCGGCCATCATCAGAGCCAGACCGCTTGCGGCGATCAGGCAACGCTTCAACAAGAGCCGATCCATCGGCAGGTCCCTCCCTTCCTGAAAGGTACCGGGCATCAAGGGCCCCTTGCAATGGGCAACAGGGACCGAAGGAGTCCGGTACGACCGGGCCGGGTGGGGTCAATCGAGAGGGTGGGCTCTGGTCGAGCGTCGAGACGGGCCCGGAGGCGTGGCTCAGAAACAGATTCGCCCCGACGGGTCCGATCCGTGGGGCGCCGGGATCATACCGGATTGCGATCCGTGGTCAACCCGACTGGTTCCGGAACGAACTCACCCCTTCTTCGACATGGTCGAGGAAGGGGCGGAGTACGAAACGACGGTGGACCGTTGCTCGGAAGCTCAACCCCGAGCGGCCTTGTAGCGTTTCTCGACCTCGGCCCAGTTCACCGTGTTCCACCAGGCGCCGATGTAGTCGGGCCGACGGTTCTGATACTTCAGATAGTAGGCGTGTTCCCAGACGTCGCAGCCCAGGATGGGGATGCCGGAGCCGTCCATCAAGGGGCTGTCCTGGTTCGGCGTCGAGATCACGGCCAGTCGGCCGTGGTTGGACTTGTCCACGATGAGCCAGGCCCAGCCGGAGCCGAAGCGAGTGGCCCCGGCCTTCGAGAACGTCTCTTTGAAGGCATCGAAGCTGCCGAAGGCGTCGTTGATCGCCTGGGCGAGTTCTCCCGAGGGGGTTCCACCACCACCCGGCCCCATGATCGTCCAGAACAGAGAGTGATTGGCGTGGCCACCCCCATTGTTTCGGACGGCCGTGCGGATCGACTCGGGAAGGGCGTCGAGGTTTGCGATCAGCTCCTCGATCGGCTTGCCCTGGTGCTCAGGATGATCCTTCAAGGCAGTGTTCAGATTGGTGACATAAGCGTTGTGATGCTTGCCGTGATGGATCTCCATCGTTTGAGCATCGATGTGCGGCTCCAGCGCATTGGACGGATAGGGAAGCGGGGGCAAAGAATACTCGGCCATCACTGAATTCTCCTCAAGGTGCGAAGCACGTCGAGTTGCGAACACGCGGGCTGCCTGAATCCGATCCGACTGGAGTCGAGGCCCACGCAACCGACCCGGTGAGTGTTCAGTTTCTGTGCCGGGCCGCCTCGATCGCTCGCTAGAATACCATAGGCAAAGCGCGTGCTCAAACCATCGACATCGGGGCAATCACGATCCCTGCAATCGCAGTCATCCGGTCGATCGCAACCAGGAGAGTCCCTCGCTCGGTCACGCTGGGTGGTTTTGGAGATGGTCACACGCCGATGTTCTCCCGAAGTTCGCTCGGACGCTTGACCTTCGGTGACGTCCCGGGTATGACTCAAAGGGTGATTTTCCGTTTCTGTTCTTCTTCACGCAATCATTCAAGTCGACCTTCAGATCCCGGCATTCGTCGGAATCGTGACGTGTCCTTCCACCGATCGTCCGGTCCCGTTCTTCAGGGAGAGACCCGCATGTCGACGGTCGTTCGGCAGTCGTCCGAGGTACCCGCGCCGAGGAAGCGTTCAGACCTACGGCGTTCCAGAGCGATTCGCCTCGCCTTGGTGGCTTTGCTGCTCTGCTCGCTGGCGGGCTCGGGAGTCCTCGCCTGGTTTGCGATGGACCAGAAGCTCCCGTGGTTCGCGTCCGATGCCGAAGAGATTCAGTTCGAGAGCGTGATCGTTGATCGCGGCCCGATCCGATCTTACCTCATCGAAAGTGGAGAGCTGGAAAGCGCCAACAACACCACCATCTACTGCGAGGTCGAAGCCGTGCTCGGCACGGTTGGCGGACCGTCCGGAGGCTCCGGCTCATTCGGAGGGGGCCGTGGCGGAGGGGGAGGCGGCGGTGGTGGTGGCTCGTCCTCGGCCGGTGGATCGACCAGCCTGGGAGGTGGCGCCGGAGGTCTGGGAGGAGGCGCCGGCGGTGCTCTGGGAGGGACGGGCAGCGGGACAGGAGCGGGAGGAGCAGTCGGGGGAGCCAGCGGCGCCGGCGGCGCGGCGGGAGGAGGCGGAAGGTCTGGCGGGGGAGGCCTCGGAGGCGGGGGCGGCGGTGGCTCCGCGGTCTCGGCGCTGGCCGACCGACCCAACATCCGGAGCTTTTCGTACCGGGTTACTCCTCACATGCCCTTGCGAATGGATTCGGGCTCGTTCGGTCAATCGTCGAACCGCTCCTCGACCATGTCTTCCAACTCGTCGGATCGGGGCAATAATGATTTCGAGGAACGAGCCGGTTCCACTCGCATTATCTGGCTGATTGATGAAGGGACCCGCGTTGAACCCGGTGAACTCGTCTGCGAGCTGGATAGCGCTCCGTTTGTGGACGAGCTGGCAACCCAGCGCATTCGGCACGCTCAGGCCCTCTCCTGGGTCAAGCAAGCCGAAACGATTTTCCAGGTGGCCGAGATCGAATTGCGCGAGTATCGAGACGGAATCTATCTGCAGGATATCCGACTCGTGGATCAGTACCTGGAGAATTGCCGGACCAAGGAACAGGAGGCCCGCTCGACTTACGAGTGGTCGCAAGACCTCTTTCGGCAGGGGCTCCGTTCCGAATCGCAGCTTCTGGGCGATCGTCTGGTGTTCGAACAGTGGCAAATCGAGTACGAAAACGCCCTGGAAATGCGGCGTCGCCTGACCGAGTACACTGGTAAGCGCATTCTCAAGAGCCTGGAGGCGAAGGTGGAAGCCGTTCGCTCCGACCTGCTGAGTCAGCGGGCCGCATTCCAGGTGGAGGACGAGCGACTCAAACGACTGGAACAGGCCATCGCCAATTGTCGGCTCTATGCCCCTTCCGAAGGGGTGGTCGTTTACGCTCGCAGCACCAACACCTGGGGACGCGTCGAGGATCAGATCGCCGAAGGGGTCACCGTTCGAGAGAACCAGGCGGTGATTCAGCTTCCCGATCCCGAAAACATGCAAGTCCAGGTCAAGATCAACGAGTCGAAGTATCGGTACATTCAGGAAGGGATGACCGCGACCATTCGGATCGACGCTTTCCCTGATCGGCCCCTTCTGGGAACGATTCGAGAGATCAAGCCCATTCCGGCGCCGGCGAACTTTGTTTCTGACGTCAAGCTTTATTCGGCCACCGTCCGCATCGGCAGTGGTTTTGAAGGGATTCGCCCCGGACTCAGCGCCGAGGTGGCCTTCCATCTCGGTGATCGGACGGAGGTGACCCGAATCCCGGTCGGAGCGATTCGCTGGTTCGACGAGCAACCCTATGCGGCGGTGACGGGGCGTCGCGGCAACGTTTCCTGGAAGCGGCTTGATCTCGGTTTGCGGAACCCAAGTTATGCCGAGGTGCTCAGCGGCCTCTCAGAAGGGGATCGCATTGTGGCTGATCCGTTGCTCCTGCCTGCCCCGGTTCTCGACACCCAGCAGCCGAACGATCAACTGGCTCGGGTCGAGAATCGGGGCCTGTCTGCATCATCGGGCCGATGATGACTCGGGATACGGTTGACCGAGAACGTGCTCGGGATGAGATTCTCGATACGCACGGGCTCGGTCAACTCGGGTCAGGGCCTCAGGGAGGAACGCGAGCGCCTGATCAATCTTGTCGTCCGGCTCTGCGCAGCTGAACCGGAGGAAGCCGGCTCCGGCCGGACCGAAGCACTCTCCTCCCAGACAGGCCACGCCGAAGGCGTCGTCGGCCCCTTCGAGCAAGAACATTGCCAGACCGTGCGAGGTGAGGCCGAGCCGGTTGCAGACGGCTCGAACATCGGGGAAGACATAGAAGGTGCCCGCGGGCCGCTCGACGCTGATTCCCTCAATCGTCGCCAGCCCGTCAGAGAGGCGCTCAACCTTGCGACGGAAGCGGTCCATGTAATCGTTTCGCGTGTCGAGGTCTTCCTCCAGGGCCGCCAGAGCCCCGAGTTGCACGAAGGGAGGGCTGCAGGAGGCTGACGTGTTGATCAGCTTGCCCATTGCCTGCACGATCTCGGGGTGGGCCACCGCAAAACCAAGCCGCCAGCCGCTCATGCTGTACGACTTGCTCATGGTGTAGGCCGCGACGACATGCTCCATCATGCCGGGTCGGGCAAGCAACGACTCATGCCGCCCTTCCCAGACCATGTGGCAGTACGGCTCATCGGACAGAACCACGAGGTTGGTTCCTCGGATAAGCTCGGCGATCGCGTCGAGGTCTTCTCCCGTTGCCACGCCACCGGTCGGGTTGTGGGGGGAGTTCAAGAAGATGGCGCGGGGACGAGCATCGGACTTGAGGAACTCGGCCACCTGTTCCGGTCTCGGGCGAAACCGGTCTTCCGCGCGGAGCGGCACGAGGACCGGCCGAGCCCCGACGCGCTGAAGGTTGGGAATGTAGGTCGGAAACTGAGGCCCGAAGATCAAAACCCCATCGTCGGGTTCAAGAAGGGCCTCGGCAAAATAGGTTTCGAACGGCTTGGCTCCAGAGGCCACAATCACATGGTCGAGATCGGCCTCGATCCCGAACTCTCGACCCACGAAGCTTGCCGCGGCGCGGCGGAACTCCGGTAGTCCAAGGCTCGGGCAGTAACCGGTCCGGTCCTCCTGGATGGCCTGGATTCCGGCAGCCTTCGCGTGAGGAGTGCTCGGAAAGGGGCTGTCGCCGATCTCCAGCTCGATGACTTCCTTGCCGGCGGCCTTGAGTGATCGGGCGACGGCCAGGACGCTAAACGCGGTCTCGGTCGTCAGGTTTTGAGCCAGAGAGCTGAGGCGA
Coding sequences within:
- a CDS encoding efflux RND transporter periplasmic adaptor subunit, with amino-acid sequence MSTVVRQSSEVPAPRKRSDLRRSRAIRLALVALLLCSLAGSGVLAWFAMDQKLPWFASDAEEIQFESVIVDRGPIRSYLIESGELESANNTTIYCEVEAVLGTVGGPSGGSGSFGGGRGGGGGGGGGGSSSAGGSTSLGGGAGGLGGGAGGALGGTGSGTGAGGAVGGASGAGGAAGGGGRSGGGGLGGGGGGGSAVSALADRPNIRSFSYRVTPHMPLRMDSGSFGQSSNRSSTMSSNSSDRGNNDFEERAGSTRIIWLIDEGTRVEPGELVCELDSAPFVDELATQRIRHAQALSWVKQAETIFQVAEIELREYRDGIYLQDIRLVDQYLENCRTKEQEARSTYEWSQDLFRQGLRSESQLLGDRLVFEQWQIEYENALEMRRRLTEYTGKRILKSLEAKVEAVRSDLLSQRAAFQVEDERLKRLEQAIANCRLYAPSEGVVVYARSTNTWGRVEDQIAEGVTVRENQAVIQLPDPENMQVQVKINESKYRYIQEGMTATIRIDAFPDRPLLGTIREIKPIPAPANFVSDVKLYSATVRIGSGFEGIRPGLSAEVAFHLGDRTEVTRIPVGAIRWFDEQPYAAVTGRRGNVSWKRLDLGLRNPSYAEVLSGLSEGDRIVADPLLLPAPVLDTQQPNDQLARVENRGLSASSGR
- a CDS encoding superoxide dismutase yields the protein MAEYSLPPLPYPSNALEPHIDAQTMEIHHGKHHNAYVTNLNTALKDHPEHQGKPIEELIANLDALPESIRTAVRNNGGGHANHSLFWTIMGPGGGGTPSGELAQAINDAFGSFDAFKETFSKAGATRFGSGWAWLIVDKSNHGRLAVISTPNQDSPLMDGSGIPILGCDVWEHAYYLKYQNRRPDYIGAWWNTVNWAEVEKRYKAARG
- the greA gene encoding transcription elongation factor GreA, which translates into the protein MSTDRIPISKEGYEKKKAELDHLKNVEMSKITEQVAEARAFGDLSENAEYHAAREKQGELQAKIALLEDQLGRAYIVDRSNLPTDRVVFGSKVKVIDLDLDDEEEFTLVGPGDEDYDRNRILTSSPIGEGLIGKKVGEVAEIQVPQGMIKFRVVEIAIAED
- a CDS encoding RluA family pseudouridine synthase, which produces MTEPLDPRLTILYEDVHCLAVIKPSGLLTQGRPREGSSLEGLLRRYLDPSHPDRVYLAAIHRLDRPVSGVMIWGKTPKAARRLHEQFARRDVEKHYWAIVPGHPTPEEGLWDDWLCEEDTGLGPIVQVCHPETPRARHALTRYRADRSGSLPEGCCRLLLWPRTGRTHQLRVQARARGLTILGDSTYGSDRPFPIGIALHARSLTIHHPILRTPMHFEAPTPEHWRMSGIILPEE
- a CDS encoding pyridoxal phosphate-dependent aminotransferase; its protein translation is MPRLSSLAQNLTTETAFSVLAVARSLKAAGKEVIELEIGDSPFPSTPHAKAAGIQAIQEDRTGYCPSLGLPEFRRAAASFVGREFGIEADLDHVIVASGAKPFETYFAEALLEPDDGVLIFGPQFPTYIPNLQRVGARPVLVPLRAEDRFRPRPEQVAEFLKSDARPRAIFLNSPHNPTGGVATGEDLDAIAELIRGTNLVVLSDEPYCHMVWEGRHESLLARPGMMEHVVAAYTMSKSYSMSGWRLGFAVAHPEIVQAMGKLINTSASCSPPFVQLGALAALEEDLDTRNDYMDRFRRKVERLSDGLATIEGISVERPAGTFYVFPDVRAVCNRLGLTSHGLAMFLLEGADDAFGVACLGGECFGPAGAGFLRFSCAEPDDKIDQALAFLPEALTRVDRARAYRESHPEHVLGQPYPESSSAR